One Mangifera indica cultivar Alphonso chromosome 4, CATAS_Mindica_2.1, whole genome shotgun sequence genomic region harbors:
- the LOC123212881 gene encoding uncharacterized protein LOC123212881: MASLLGPPELRKPAPQSQPQPQQASESKADPFMDLMVANFNKASLATTPPMGFTENGSATFLSSGNPCLDFFFHVVPDTPPHDLTQRLVAAWAHHPLTTIKLICNLRGVRGTGKSDKEGFYTAALWLHSLHPKTLACNVASFADFGYFKDLPEIIYRLLEGPDVRRIQKAEWMQRKGSGRRKSHRKFGYRVNRRGSQKRKNKKSSIPEHIRIKNAEERNQLEKEKASKTRKEKRYRMAKKVVERYSHDAHFRFLYDRVSDHFAECLKNDMKFYEAGDFRKVSLAAKWCPSIDSSFDRSTLICESIARKVFPRESYPEYEGIEEAHYAYRVRDRLRKQVLVRLRKVLELPEVYIGANRWDLIPYNRVASVAMKFYKDKFLKHDKERFSKYLEEVKSGKSKIAAGALLPHEIIASLDDPDGGQVAELQWKRIVDDILKKGKLRNCLAVCDVSGSMTGTPMEVSVALGVLVSELSEKPWNGKLITFSENPELQMVEGVDLKSKTEFVRMMDWGRNTDFQKVFDLILQVAVNGKLKPEQMIKRLFVFSDMEFDQAGMNPWETDYQIIERKYKEKGYGSVVPEIVFWNLRHSRATPVPGTQKGVALVSGFSKNLLTLFLDNGGAIDPELAMEAAISGKEYQKLVVVD; encoded by the coding sequence ATGGCTTCTCTGCTGGGTCCACCAGAGCTCCGCAAACCAGCCCCACAGTCTCAGCCACAACCACAACAAGCCTCGGAGTCGAAGGCTGATCCTTTTATGGATCTAATGGTGGCCAATTTCAACAAAGCATCACTAGCCACAACGCCTCCCATGGGCTTCACTGAGAATGGTTCAGCAACCTTTCTCTCTTCAGGCAATCCCTGTCTCGATTTCTTCTTCCACGTGGTCCCAGATACTCCACCTCACGATTTGACCCAGCGACTTGTCGCTGCTTGGGCTCACCACCCCTTGACCACTATCAAACTTATCTGTAATCTAAGAGGTGTACGTGGCACCGGCAAGTCCGACAAGGAAGGCTTCTACACGGCTGCGCTTTGGCTACACTCTCTCCACCCCAAGACCTTAGCTTGCAACGTGGCGTCATTTGCAGATTTCGGGTATTTTAAGGATCTCCCTGAGATAATCTACCGACTTTTAGAGGGTCCAGATGTGAGGAGAATACAAAAAGCCGAGTGGATGCAGAGGAAGGGAAGCGGAAGAAGAAAGTCTCACAGAAAATTTGGCTACAGAGTCAATCGCAGAGGATCGCAGAAacggaaaaacaaaaaatcgtCGATTCCAGAACATATACGTATCAAGAACGCAGAGGAAAGAAACCAACTTGAGAAAGAAAAAGCAAGCAAAACAAGAAAGGAAAAACGATACAGAATGGCGAAGAAAGTCGTGGAGAGATATTCACACGATGCCCATTTTCGGTTCTTGTACGACCGCGTTTCAGATCATTTCGCCGAGTGTCTCAAAAACGACATGAAGTTTTATGAAGCCGGTGACTTTAGGAAGGTGAGCCTGGCGGCAAAATGGTGCCCTTCTATTGACAGTTCGTTTGATCGATCGACATTGATTTGCGAGAGTATAGCAAGAAAAGTTTTTCCCAGAGAATCTTATCCTGAATACGAAGGAATCGAAGAGGCTCATTACGCTTACAGGGTTCGTGACCGATTGAGAAAACAAGTGTTAGTGCGACTGAGGAAGGTTCTTGAATTGCCAGAAGTTTACATAGGAGCAAATAGATGGGACTTGATACCGTACAATAGAGTAGCCTCTGTAGCCATGAAGTTTTATAAAGACAAGTTCTTGAAGCATGATAAAGAACGATTTAGCAAATACTTAGAAGAAGTGAAATCTGGGAAGTCGAAAATTGCAGCGGGTGCATTGCTTCCACATGAGATCATAGCGTCTTTGGACGATCCTGACGGTGGACAAGTAGCAGAGCTCCAATGGAAGAGAattgttgatgatattttgaaGAAGGGCAAGTTGAGGAACTGTCTAGCAGTATGCGACGTCTCAGGTAGCATGACAGGAACACCAATGGAGGTCTCAGTGGCATTAGGTGTTCTGGTTTCTGAGCTAAGTGAAAAGCCGTGGAATGGGAAATTAATCACTTTCAGTGAAAACCCAGAGCTTCAAATGGTGGAAGGAGTTGATCTAAAATCCAAAACAGAATTCGTGAGGATGATGGACTGGGGACGAAATACTGATTTCCAGAAAgtttttgatttgatattacaAGTGGCTGTGAATGGGAAGTTAAAACCAGAACAGATGATAAAAAGACTGTTCGTGTTCAGTGACATGGAATTCGATCAAGCTGGGATGAATCCTTGGGAAACAGATTATCAgattattgaaagaaaatacaaagagaAGGGATACGGGTCAGTGGTGCCGGAGATAGTGTTCTGGAATTTAAGACACTCTAGAGCAACACCAGTGCCTGGAACACAGAAAGGGGTAGCGCTTGTGAGTGGGTTCTCGAAAAATTTGCTCACATTGTTCCTTGACAATGGTGGAGCCATCGATCCAGAGCTTGCAATGGAAGCTGCCATCTCTGGGAAAGAGTATCAGAAACTAGTTGTCGTGGACtaa